The Lutibacter sp. Hel_I_33_5 genome has a window encoding:
- a CDS encoding LUD domain-containing protein, which produces MSFFKKLFKVVTTTKDQEIKQQEVNLSLDDAFVHYFIKKGGKFLYCTKKNEIAESLKKIIKENNWNTLSVIDQDLIKLAKKTNIALVEEFSTTDPFFTTCEHLIADNGDILFSSNQIKSKKLSELSDNFIVYAKTSQLVKDTGQGLTGIKTNCKENIPTNISAVKKYAINKNDDNFLNYGNSNSKNLYLLLFEDL; this is translated from the coding sequence ATGAGTTTTTTTAAGAAACTTTTTAAAGTTGTTACCACAACAAAAGATCAGGAGATAAAACAACAAGAAGTTAATTTATCTTTAGACGATGCTTTTGTACATTATTTTATTAAAAAAGGTGGTAAGTTTTTGTATTGTACAAAAAAGAATGAGATTGCAGAAAGCTTGAAAAAAATTATTAAGGAGAATAATTGGAATACATTATCTGTTATCGATCAAGACTTAATTAAACTAGCTAAAAAAACGAATATTGCTTTAGTTGAAGAGTTTAGTACTACTGATCCCTTTTTTACTACTTGTGAGCATTTAATTGCCGATAATGGAGATATTTTATTTTCATCAAATCAAATAAAAAGTAAAAAACTTTCTGAGCTTTCAGATAACTTTATTGTCTACGCAAAGACAAGTCAGTTGGTAAAAGATACTGGACAAGGTTTAACTGGTATTAAAACAAACTGTAAAGAAAATATTCCAACAAATATTAGTGCTGTTAAAAAATACGCTATTAATAAAAACGATGATAATTTTTTAAATTACGGAAACAGTAATTCTAAAAATTTATATTTACTCTTATTCGAAGATTTATAA